A region from the Oncorhynchus clarkii lewisi isolate Uvic-CL-2024 chromosome 8, UVic_Ocla_1.0, whole genome shotgun sequence genome encodes:
- the LOC139415238 gene encoding zinc finger protein 135-like has protein sequence MASEKMDDCSGTLGLNVYVKEEEEEVQVEDFTMKDKEAFTVKEEEEAFTVKEEVLTFTFKKEEEEVSTVKEEEDEVITVKIEEGGAERPSPSTETKWGSKSGKSLIQELDWRAPVEKPHCCSQCGKTFSESGNLKQHMRTHSGERPYHCSKCGKRFIQLGHFNSHQRTHTQEKPFSCGECGKSFSQRINLKKHQLTHSGERPFLCSDCGKSFSSSTNLKRHQSTHSNEKPFQCTNCEKSFTHIHHLTRHQTVHTGEKPYTCSDCGRSFSLQGTLKKHQRTHTGEKPYQCLLCGKNFSLSVALKRHQLMHTGEKPYQCSQCGKSFTQKGQLTQHQGTHELEKPYPCSQCGKSYSSAPSLKAHQRTHKESTSLAMTAHFRK, from the exons ATGGCTTCAGAGAAGATGGATGATTGCAGTGGGACACTGGGGCTGAATGTTTAcgtcaaagaggaggaggaagaggtgcaGGTGGAGGATTTCACAATGAAGGACAAGGAGGCATTcacagtgaaggaggaggaggaagcttTCACAGTGAAGGAAGAGGTGTTGACTTTCACATTTaaaaaagaagaggaagaggtttcaacagtgaaagaagaagaggacgagGTTATCACAGTGAAAATTGAGGAGGGTGGAG CAGAGAGGCCTAGCCCCAGCACCGAGACTAAATGGGGCTCGAAGAGTGGAAAAAGTTTGATACAGGAACTGGACTGGCGAGCTCCTGTGGAGAAACCTCACTGCTGTTCCCAGTGTGGCAAAACATTTTCAGAGTCCGGAAACTTGAAGCAGCACATGCGGACGCACAGCGGAGAGAGACCTTACCACTGCTCCAAATGCGGGAAACGTTTCATACAATTGGGACACTTCAACAGCCACCAGCGCACGCACACGCAGGAGAAACCGTTCAGTTGCGGTGAGTGCGGGAAGAGTTTCTCTCAGAGAATCAATTTGAAGAAACATCAGCTCACACACTCCGGTGAGAGGCCTTTCCtgtgctctgactgtgggaagagtttctcttCATCTACCAACCTAAAAAGACACCAGAGCACGCACAGCAATGAAAAGCCTTTCCAGTGCACCAACTGTGAGAAAAGTTTCACTCATATACACCACTTGACACGTCATCAGACCGTACACACTGGGGAGAAACCTTACacttgctctgactgtgggaggAGTTTCTCCCTCCAGGGGACTTTAAAGAAACACCAGCGCACACACACTGGGGAGAAACCGTACCAGTGCTTGCTCTGCGGGAAGAATTTCTCTCTTTCGGTGGCACTGAAGAGACACCAGCTCatgcacactggagagaaaccgtaCCAATGTTCTCAATGCGGGAAGAGTTTCACCCAAAAGGGACAATTAACTCAACACCAGGGCACACATGAACTAGAAAAGCCTTACCcctgctcccagtgtgggaaAAGTTACTCCTCAGCCCCCTCGTTAAAAGCACACCAGAGGACTCACAAAGAGTCAACGTCACTCGCAATGACAGCACATTTCAGAAAGTAA